CCCCCGCGCAGACGACGGGGATCCGCGTCACCCTCACCCGCCACTTCATCAGCGACCAGCTGGAGTTCATCGGGGTCGCCAAGCGTTTCCTCGGGACCGCCGACTTCGACTGGATCCTCGACCGGATCGTCGGGTTCGACCGGGGGCAGGGGAGGATCGGAGGGAAGGCCGCCGGGATGTACCTCGGCTGGAAGATCCTCCAGGGCGCGAGCAAGGAACACGCCGGCAGCCCCGTCGCCGACGTGCACCTTCCCGAGTCCTGGTTCCTCCGCTCCGACGTCATCGAGGCGTTCATCCGCCACAACCGCCTCGACGAGTACCAGAGCCAGAAATACAAGGACCCCGAGGAGATCCGCACCGAGTTCCCGCTGATCCGGGAGCTGTTCCGCAACGGCGAGTTCCCGCACGAGATCGTCGGCAAGCTCGATCACCTCCTCGAGCGGATCGGCCAGCGCCCGGTGATCGTCCGGAGCTCGAGCCTGCTCGAGGACCGTTTCGGCGCGGCCTTCTCCGGGATGTACGCGAGCATCTTCCTCGGGAACCAGGGGCCGCGCCGGGAGCGCCTCCGGGCGCTGCTCAACGCGATCGCGGAGGTTTACGCCTCCACCCTCGCGCCGAATCCGCTCCTGTACCGTCGTCGCCACGACCTCGTCGACTACCAGGAGGACATGGCGATCCTCATCCAGACGGTCGTCGGGCGGCCCCACGGCCGCTACTACTTCCCCGACTGCGGCGGCGTGGGGTTCTCGCGCAACGAGTACCGCTGGTCGCCGCGCCTGAAGGGGGAGGACGGCGTCGCGCGCATGGTCTACGGCCTGGGGACGCGCGCGGTGGACCGCACCGGCAACGACCACTCGCGGATGGTGGCGCTGGGGGCCCCGCGGCTGCGGCCCGAGGTCACCCCCGCGCACGTCGCCCGTTACAGCCAGAAGCAGGTCGACGTCGTCGACCTCGCGGCCGACGCGTTCCGGACCGTCGGCCTCGCCGACCTCCTCGCCGAGGGGGACGGGGCGCACGGACTCGAGGAGGCTGCGTCGGTGCGGACGCGCGACGCGATCGTCGAGCCGACCGGCGTCCTGCACGGCGTCCCGGCCGACAAGCTCGTCCTCACCTTCGACAAGCTGCTCGGCCGCACGCGTTTCGCCGCCCTGATGAAAGAGCGCCTGCAGCGCCTCGAGGAGGCCTACGACTGCCCGGTGAACATCGAGTTCGCCTCGGTGGACGGGAAGTTCTACCTGCTGCAGTGCCGCCCCCTCGTGCAGGCGGAGGCGGGGGTGTCGCGCGGGATCCCCCGCGGCATCGCGCGCGAGAAGCAGCTGTTCTCGACGCGCGGCCTCGTGCGCTCGGGGGACGTCCGCGCGATCGACTACGTGGTTTTCGTCGATCCCCGCGCCTACGACGGCCTCCCGTCGGCCGAGGCGAGAAACGAGGTCGCGCGCGTGGTCGCGCGGGTGAACGACGCCCTCGAGGGGAAGACCTTCGTGCTGATGGGGCCGGGGCGGTGGGGGAGCGTCGACTCGCGCCTGGGGGTCAAGGTCTCGTACGCCGACATCAA
This region of Candidatus Polarisedimenticolaceae bacterium genomic DNA includes:
- a CDS encoding PEP/pyruvate-binding domain-containing protein is translated as MAEPREDTRAKFDDVLAKRPDFADRLARRLIVWLHREGHAAIEDLYRDARSRIGRDLPQEDDPNRPADVPAEPEDRIALQAVVFERAATVMSPEQVQDVVDALRRREEAESLESLAALPDIPYGVLSAAVRRFAGLPRGDETLAPAQTTGIRVTLTRHFISDQLEFIGVAKRFLGTADFDWILDRIVGFDRGQGRIGGKAAGMYLGWKILQGASKEHAGSPVADVHLPESWFLRSDVIEAFIRHNRLDEYQSQKYKDPEEIRTEFPLIRELFRNGEFPHEIVGKLDHLLERIGQRPVIVRSSSLLEDRFGAAFSGMYASIFLGNQGPRRERLRALLNAIAEVYASTLAPNPLLYRRRHDLVDYQEDMAILIQTVVGRPHGRYYFPDCGGVGFSRNEYRWSPRLKGEDGVARMVYGLGTRAVDRTGNDHSRMVALGAPRLRPEVTPAHVARYSQKQVDVVDLAADAFRTVGLADLLAEGDGAHGLEEAASVRTRDAIVEPTGVLHGVPADKLVLTFDKLLGRTRFAALMKERLQRLEEAYDCPVNIEFASVDGKFYLLQCRPLVQAEAGVSRGIPRGIAREKQLFSTRGLVRSGDVRAIDYVVFVDPRAYDGLPSAEARNEVARVVARVNDALEGKTFVLMGPGRWGSVDSRLGVKVSYADINHCAVLVEVAYRTGDYVPEVSYGTHFFQDLVEDGIYYLALYPDEETTVFSEGFFRFSDNALSRISPRDAAYERVVRVIPVADAAPGRLLHLAMDGEAGEALCWLE